GGTTCGTTGATGATACGTTCTACTTCAAGTCCTGCAATTTTACCAGCGTCTTTTGTTGCTTGACGTTGTGCATCATTGAAATAAGCTGGTACTGTAATAACCGCTTTATCAACTTTTTCACCAAGGTAATCTTCTGCGTAGCCTTTAAGGTATTGCAAGATGATAGCGCTGATTTCTTGTGGTGAATAGTCTTTATCTTCCACTGTTTCTTTGTAATCTGTACCCATGTGGCGTTTGATCGATGCTACCGTGTTTGGGTTTGTAATCGCTGCACGTTTTGCAACTTCCCCAACTTGACGTTCGCCGTTTTTGAAGCCGACAACAGATGGTGTTGTACGCGCACCCTCTGGATTTGGAATGATTTTTGCTTCTCCGCCTTCTAATACTGCCACCGCAGAGTTTGTAGTTCCTAAGTCAATACCGATAATTTTACTCATAATAATATTCCTCCTATTGTTACCAACCGCCTCAACAGCAATCGGATTCTCGTTTTATTTTATTGGTTTACTTTTACCATCGATGGGCGGATAACGCGATCTTTCAGCTTGTACCCTCTTTGCAGCTCCATCGTGATTTCATTGCTTTCTTTTGTTTCATCATTATCTTGCATTACCGCTTGATGGAAATTCGGGTCAAATTGCTCGCCGAGTGCGGGAATTACTTCCAAACCTTCCTTTTCAAGCGCCGTCATGATCTGGCCATACACCATTTTCATACCGGTTAAAAGTGCTTCCATTTGCTCTGAGTCACTTTCAGTATCCAATGCTTTCTGGAAACCATCAAGCGCCGGCAGTAACTCTTCGGCAATGCTTTGCGAACGGTATTTCTGATTCGCCGTACGCTCCGCTATATTACGTTTTTTTACATTCTCAAAATCGGCTTGCAAGCGCAAGTAACGATCCTCAGATGCTTCTAATTTGTTTTCAATTTCTAGCAAACGTTTCTCAACTTCTGTCAACGTGACATCCTCGTTCTCCACGTTTTCATTGTGAACTTCCATCTCTTCTTCCACTGCGTTCAATTCTTCTGCTGCTTCTTTTTCGATTTCTTGTTCTACTTTTTCTTTTTTGTTTTTTTGCTCAGACACGTTTGTCACCTCTTCTATTTTTGATTATCATGATAAAGCTTTGTTAAAACGGTAGTCAAATCCCGACTGACGAGATCAACTAAACCTATCATGCGATCGTACTCCATTCGGGTCGGACCTAGAAGGACAATGCCTCCTACATGCTCATTCGCGATACTGTACGTCGCAGTAATAATACTACAATTGTCCATCAAATGATTATTGATTTCCGTACCGATTTTCACATTTAGACCTTTTGGAAGATCAGAAAAGAGCTGATACACATCCTTTTCCTGATCCATCAATCTTAGTAACTCACGAACTTTTTCAAAATCATGAAACTCAGGTTGGTTCAAAATATTCGTTTTTCCACCAAAATATACTTTTTCTTTGCTGATTTGCTGAAATGATTCTTTCAAAACCGAAAGCATCAACTCGTGATTCACAACATTGGTGCGAAGTAAATCTGCGACCTCTGCTGGAATCTTAGCATTCATTTGATCCAAAGGAAGTCCCACCAAACGCTCATTCAAAATATTAACGACTCGCTCCATGTCACTCGGCGTCATCGTTTCAGGGATACTCACCACATGATTATCAATATGCCCTTGATCGGTGATTAGAATTAGCATCGCTTGATTTCGATTTATTGGTACAAATCGGAATCCGCTCAATCGATTTTGTTTCGACGCTGGGCCAAGTAAAATCGATGTATAATTCGTCAAATCCGATAACATAAAGGCTGATTTCTGGATAAGTTGCTCCATTTCAAAGTAAGTCTCCGAAAAAAGCGACTGAATCGACATGATATCTTTCTTATCCAACTTGTGCGGTTCGAGTAAATAATCCACATAAAAACGATAGCCTTTCTCAGAAGGAATACGTCCAGATGAAGAATGCGTCTTTTCAATAAAGCCATGTTCTTCTAAAACGCTCATCTCATTGCGGATCGTCGCTGAGCTAAATGGTAAGTTATTCTCCTTCAGCAAATTCTTGGATCCAACTGGTTGCACAGTCTCGATGAAATGGTCGATAATGGCACGAAAGATCAACAATTGCCTTTCCGTTAACATAATCTATCACCTCTTTTTAGCACTCGATAGGTTTAAGTGCTAAATACAATTATAAATTTACCATTATGGTCGCCAACTGTCAACAAAAAACACTCGATTTCAGACTAAAGTAGTAATTAGCTGAAACCAAGCGTTCTTATAAAAACTCTTGAAAAACATTATTCCCTAAAAAACGCCCTCTTCGCGTTAAACGGACACTTTCTGATGTTGATTCCAACCAGCCTTTTTCGATTGTCTTATCAATCGCGTGTCCAAATGTTATATCCAGTTCTTGTCCAAATTTATTTTTAAAATGCATTTTATCCACACCAGCAACTTTGCGCAAACCAAGAAACATCTCTTCTTCCATTTTTTCTTTCATGGTTAATTCCTTTTGCTGAAAAAGCGGAAGTTCGTTATTTTCTAGCGGTTGCATGTATTTTTTGATGGGGCCGTAGTTCGAATAACGTGTTTCGCCAATATAACCATGTGCGCCTGCACCAAAACCATAATAATGCTCGTTGCTCCAATACACAATATTATGACGGCTTTCATAACCAGGTTTTGCAAAATTACTAATCTCATACTGTTTACGGCCATGTTTTTCCATCGTCGTCATCAACATTTCATACATGTTCGCCTCAGCATCTTCACCTGGAAGCATCAGTTTTCCTTTTTGCATTAGATTATAGAAAATCGTTTTCGGCTCGATAATTAAGGAATAGGCAGAGTAATGTGGCAAATCAAGGTCAAGTGCCTTCGTCAGTGTATCCTCAAAATCCGCTTCCGTTTGACCTGGCAAACTAAAAATAAGATCGATACTAACGTTCTCAAAACCTACTTGCTTAGCATTATTTACAGATTGATAAACATCGTCCACCGTATGAATACGCCCTATTTTTTTTAAGAGCTCATTATTAAAACTTTGGACTCCCATACTCAAACGATTAACACCGTGGTCCTTCATCACTTGCAGTTTACTGATCGTTAAATCTCCAGGATTCGCTTCAAAACTAAATTCAGCGTCTTCTGTCATTGGAAAAATGCGCTGTACCGCCGAACACAACTTAGCCAGTTGTTGCTCGGTAAGCGTCGTCGGAGTCCCACCACCCACAAAAACCGTCTCAACCGGCTCCATTGTATGCTTGCTTGTCACCATTTCCATTTCTTTAATTAATAAATCCACATATTCATCCACTGGTTGCCCTTCTAAAAAAACTTTATTAAAATCGCAGTAATAACAAATATGCTCGCAAAAAGGAATGTGAATATATACAGCCGTCATCTTGATACACCCTCTTCATTAAGGAGAAAAAGCGAACTTGTCTCGCTCACATTTTTTGCAAAAGTGAACAAGATAAAATCGCTTTTTTCGCCATTTCTTATTTATCATCCATTTTTAGAATTGCCATAAATGCTTCTTGCGGAACATCTACAGAACCAATAGATTTCATACGTTTCTTACCTTCTTTTTGCTTCTCTAAAAGTTTCCGTTTCCGCGATACATCTCCACCATAACATTTGGCAAGGACGTTTTTACGGAGCGCTTTAATCGTCGAACGCGCCACAATCTTAGTGCTAATAGCCGCTTGAATTGGCACTTCAAATTGTTGTCTTGGAATCAATTCTTTTAGTTTTTCTACGATAATTTTTCCGCGATCATACGAGAAGTCACGGTGAACAATAAAGCTAAGCGCATCGACTTTTTCATTGTTTAACACGATATCCATCTTCACAAGTTTAGATTCGCGGTAGCCAATAAGTTCATAATCGAACGACGCATACCCTTTTGTACCTGATTTCAATTGATCAAAGAAGTCATACACAATTTCAGAAAGTGGCATTTCGTAAATAACGCTGACACGAATATCGTCTAGATACTCCATCGTCATGAAATTACCACGTTTATTTTGAGCAAGCTCCATGACAGCACCCACGTAATCATTTGGTACCATAATTGTCGCCTTAACGTAAGGTTCTTCCACAGACTCTATAACACCTTGCTCTGGCATTTCTGCTGGATTATCAACAACAACCATCGATCCATCCGTCAAGTTCACGTGATAAATAACACTTGGCGCCGTCGTAATTAGATCGATATTAAATTCACGCTCAATACGCTCTTGAATGATTTCCATATGAAGCAACCCAAGGAACCCACAACGGAAACCAAAACCTAAAGCTTGAGATGTCTCTGCTTCGTATTGTAAGGCCGAGTCATTCAATTCTAATTTTTCAAGCGCATCACGTAGATCATTGTATTTCGCCGAATCAATAGGGTATAAACCACAATATACCATCGGATTTAATTTACGATAACCTGGCAATGCCTCGGATGCTGGGTTATTGGCAAGTGTGATCGTATCCCCAACACTTGTATCGCTAACATTCTTAATAGCAGCCGTCAAATAACCAACATCTCCAACCATTAACTGATCTCTCGGCGTCGCTTTTGGCGTAAACACACCAACTTCAGTAACCTCGAATTCACGACCATTCGCCATCATTCGAATCTTGTCACCGGCTTTAACAACACCATCCATAATACGAATATTCGCGATAACACCACGATACGCATCAAACACAGAATCAAAAATAAGTGCTTTTAGCGGCGCATCAATATCTCCCGTTGGTGCTGGAATCTTCGCTACCACTTGCTCTAAAATTTCTTCAATTCCAATGCCCGATTTAGCAGACGCGAGTACAGCATCCGATGCATCTAGCCCTATAACATCTTCAATTTCTCCACGAACACGTTCTGGTTCCGCTGCTGGCAAATCAATTTTGTTGATAACTGGCATAATTTCCAAATCATTATCTAGCGCCAAATAAACATTAGCAAGTGTCTGCGCCTCAATCCCTTGCGCCGCATCTACTACTAGAATTGCACCTTCACACGCCGCCAAACTACGCGATACTTCATACGTAAAATCGACATGCCCTGGTGTATCAATTAAGTGAAAAATATATGTTTCGCCATCTTTGGCATTATACGATAATTCCACAGCATTCAACTTAATAGTAATGCCCCGCTCGCGCTCCAAGTCCATCGAATCGAGCAGTTGTGCTTTCATTTCACGATGCGTGAGTGCATTCGTCATTTCGAGAATACGATCGGCAAGCGTTGATTTACCATGATCAATATGCGCTATTATCGAAAAATTTCTTATTTTCTTTTGTCTTTCTAGCATTTCTTCCTTCTTCATTTCTCCAGCTCCCGAATTCGAACTCATCTTATTAAAACGATGGCAAGCTAAGATAGATTATATCAGTAGAGCTCGCTATTTTCAATCACTTCCGACTTTTTTTGTGAAAAAATAAATAAATTAGTAAAGTAATATTGCAATATCCGCTTTCTTTAGGTATAATAACATTTGTTCTAGTGTAATTTTGAAGGGTATGGTATATATTATAGATACTACCTCATAATTTTGGGCGGAGGTGAATGAAATGCCAAATATTAAATCAGCAATCAAACGAGTAAGAACAACTGAAACTCGCAATAGCCGTAATACTTCTCAACGTACTGCAATGCGTACAGCTGTTAAAAAATTCGAACAAGCTGCAGAAAACAATGCAGAAAACGCGAAAGAACTTTACGTTGAAGCTAGCAAAAAATTAGACAGCGCGGTAAGCAAAGGTCTACTTCACAAAAACAATGCAGCACGTAATAAATCTCGTTTAGCTAAAAAACTAGCTAAATAATATGATTTAAAACCGCAAAAGCATCGCACCCCGTGTGATGTTTTTTTGTGCTTGGAAATAGCTCTTATGCGATGTAAATCGGCGGCAATCGTTCGCATTGTTGGGGCTGTTCGAAACAGAGTGAGTTACAGCCCCAATATGCCTATGAGCGAGCATCGCGAATAGGCGTTCTTTCAGGAGTTTTAGAATAAGGATGCGGTTCATTTCTATGGTTCGGCTACGCAATACTCGCTACACTTAACTTCTTACATAAACAAATAGGTGCAGCTCTCCAGCTTCCTTTGGCCTAAATGCATACAAACGCTTCCGCTCGATTTGTTGAAACCGTGGTGTTTGTCCTACCCCTTTAAAAATAATTCTTAGCCCTATCGTTGTAGTTTTCTTTGGTCTTGTAGGGAGAATAGGAACCATTCTAGTTTTTGAGATTTGTCTCCATAGCCAGTTTTCATTTCGAAGTCCATTTGCGCTAGTCTTTCTAAGGTTGCTGTTAGTTCTTGATAGGAGAAACTTTTAGCTTGTCTAGCGCCTACTTTGACTCGAAACGGGTGAACTTTTAATTTTTGGGCTATTTGTTGTTGACTAAATCCTTGTTTTTCTAATAATTTAATTTGGGTCAGTAAACGGAACTGGCTAGCAATGAGGGCCAATATTTTGATTGGTTCTTCTTTTTGTTTTAAGAGATCGTAATAAATACTCAGTGCTCCACTGATATCTAGAGCTATCATTTTGTCGAGTAGCAAGAAAATATTTTGTTCAAGTGATCTCACAACTAAGCTTTCAACATCAGTTGTATGGATAGCCCGCTCATCTAGTTTGTAGAGCATCAGTTTATCTAATTCATTCATCGCCGTTGTTAATTGGCCCCCTGTTAGTTCGATAAGTCGATTTGTAGCTGCGTTGTCCATTTGGAATTCGTTGGCATCCGTTACACCTTGTAGCCACTTTCGTAATTCGGCTTCGTTTGGGCGCTTCGCATCAATTATTGTCGCTTGTTTCTTGATTAGTTTGGTGAGTTTTTTTCGTTCATCTAGTTTTTCTACCCTCGCAACAAAAACTAAAATGGAATAATCCACTGGTTCGTTCAAATAATCTTCTAGTCTCGCCGTTCGATGCTCGATTTTACTCTTTGTTTTTTCCGTCGTTAAAAATGTTGGATTAGATGCAATAATAAGACGCCGATCGCCGAAGAAAGGGATTGTTTCTGCCTCTTCCACAACTTGCTCAATTGCTGTTTCTTCCAAATCAAAATTCGCATAATTAAAATCTGTATCTTCTGCATCTAAGATACCTGTGACAAGGCGCTTTTTCGTTTCGTTAATAATATAGTCCTCTGTCCCAATAATTAGATAAACAGGTGCAAATTGTTTCTTCTCTATTTTCTTCCATTCTGCAATCATAGACCGCCCTCACCTTCCTAAATATCTCTACCCTATCGTAAATCAAGAAGGAAGTTTGTGCAAGTGCAAATATCACTCTATCCCAAAGGTAAATCCCTTCGAAAAAGTGTAGATAATCTCACCTTGGAGATCTGTACGATATATGGTCGTATTAGAATTTCGTAAGGTTGCTAAGGTTTCTTCACGTGGATGGCCAAACCGATTGGCAACACCGCAAGAAATAATGGATATTGATGGCTCTACTTTATCGATAAATGTTGGGGTGGTTGATGTTTTACTACCGTGATGCCCAACTTTTAAGATATCTGCTTTTATTAAAGGATCTTCCAACAAGGCTTGTTCTGTTTCCTTCTCAATATCGCCTGTAAACAACCACCTTTTTTGATCTAATAGAGCTGAAATAACGATGGAATCATTGTTACCGCCTTCGCCTTTCTTAGTTGGACTGATAACTTGGAAAGTGGCATCCCCTTTCTTCCATCTGTAACCGGATAGTATCGCTTTTGCAGGGATATTTGGAAGAGCTTGAAGGGCTTTTTTCATAATACCTTTTGTTTCGGCGCCCTCTGCATAAATTAATTCCTTGATTTGGATCGCTTTTCCGACATCAATGAGCCCTTCCATATGATCAGCATCACTATGTGTCACGATTAGTTTATCGACTTTCGAAATCCCATTGGCTTTTAAGACTGGTGTCACAATATTTTTCCCTACGGAGAATGGCTCTTTACGCTCCGCCCATGCTTCTTTTTCAAAAGCCATTTGCCCGCCTACATCAATCACATACGTTCCTTTATTCCACGGCAATTGAATCAGAACGCTGTCACCTTGTCCAACATCGATAAACGATACTTTACCGGTTATATTAATCGTCCCGATAAGAAGGCATAGACATATTGGAATCAGATAGCGATATGCTTTACCTGTTTTCTCCCAACTATAGAAAAAGTAAATGGTAAAAATGATTAATAGTAACAGTAAAATTTGATCTGGCCTTCCTGTTATCCATGTTGTGAAGGGAATTTTTTGTAGGAGTGTGGCGAGTGATTCCGATATATTTACTGCCATTTTCATAATCACAGACGGGATGAAAAGTAAAAATGGAGCTATGTTTAGACAAAATATCGCTAAGAAACTTAGTGGTAATAAGATAAACGTGAATAGTGGCACATAAATAATATTTAGAAACACGCCTACAATCGAGAACTCATAAAAATGATAGCTCATGACAGCGATTCCTGAGACAGTAGAAATCAGCGAGATATAAAGAGAACTGAGTATAGACGACGATACCTTGCGCAAAATTTTCCGGCCAGATAATATAATGGCAAATGAAACGGCATAAGAAAGTTGGAAACCAATTTCAAAAATACTATATGGATTGAACAGGAAAACTAAAATAAAACTAGCACATAACGCTTGAAGTGATGTCACGCGTATTGGTGATAATCGTCCTGCCATCAGACAAATAGTCATTATTGCTGCGCGAACAACTGGGGCATTTCCGCCAGTCATAAAACAATAGAGCGGTAATAAACACATTACGATAATGGCTGTTTTTTCAATTTGAAAACCTAAGCGCCTTAGTAACAACAATAATCCTGAGATAATTAAGTTCACGTGCAATCCAGAAATCGCCAGCAAATGAACCACACCAAGACGTTGGTAACTCTCATAAACCGATGTTTCCACGTAACTTCTATCTCCATATATTAGGGAGGCGATGTATGGAGCAATTTGGGGGTCCATTTCTGTGTCGATCTTTTCCAATTGTTTTTTCCGAAAATTTTTTAAACTATAGATCCATGATGTGCTTTTTCCAGCCATTGGTTGTACGGTATTCGTTTTTAATAGCCAATGAACTTGCTTTCGGTACAAAAAGGCTTGATAGTTGAATTGATTCTTATTCCGGTTTTGTTCAGGAGCTTCTAATTCACCAGCTACTTGCAATTGGTCGCCATAGTTTAACTTCATGAATTCTTTTTGTTCTTGTTCTGATGTTATTTTATAGCTTAGTTGGAATCGCTCCCCTTGATATAAAACTTGGGCACGAAAAGCGTCCCCGTCAATGACAATACCATCATTTAAAGTAACAGTTCCTGTAAGTTCACCAGCCGCATGTTGTGAACTATTTTGATTGTCTGAAAACCAGAAAAAACCTCCTGCTACAAGGGTAAGACTGAAAAAGACTACTAGCTTAGATCGCTTAAACAGAAACGAGATAACGAGTAGAATACCAAGTAACAGAAGAATATTTGTTGAAATGGATAAACATAAGACAGCGAGGATAATAGCCATAGTTATCGTCAAAAAAAGACGTTCTATAGTCCTCACCTCATTTTATTTTAGAAATTGTTGACGCAATTTATCTTCTAGGTGCGCAATCGTTTCCTGAGCTACGTCCTCTTGTTGCAACACTTCTTGTACGGTCTGTATCACAGTTTGCTCGATTTGGGCCGTATTGTTCAGCACATGCTCATCCAAAGGTACTTTCTTAACAATCACATCGGCACGTTCAAAAAGCTCAATCGCATAGGGGTGATTTTTGTAATCTTTGGCGTAGTATACCGCTTTAATTCCAGCCTGAATAATCGATTTACAACATGCTATACAAGGGAAATGTGTCACATACATTTCTGCATTATCTGTGGATGCACCAAACTTAGCACATTGCAAGATGGCATTCATTTCTGCGTGAATGGTACGAATGCAATGTCCTTCTACAACATAGCAACCTTCTTCATCACAGTGATCTCCACCAGCTATCGATCCATTATAACCCCCAGCAATAATCCGCTTGTCCCGAACAATCGTTGCTCCTACCATCAGACGTGTACATGTACTCCTAGAAGATATTAAATGGCTCTGCGCCAAAAAGAATTGATCCCAAGCTATTCTTTGCATATTTGTCGCTCCTTTTTATAGGTTGATGCTTTTAGTATATGCTTTTAGAATTCGCCGCGTCAATAGCTTTATCACTCCACTGTAATATGTTCACTCAATCGTTCTACTGTTTTAGCACCAATTCCTGATACTTTTGCAAGGTCAGCGATGGTTGTAAATAGTCCTTCTTTTTCGCGATGATCTATGATAGCTTGGGCTTTTACTGCTCCGATTCCTGGGATAGTCTGTAATGCTGTTGCGTCTGCTGTGTTTATATTGATTTTACTGCTATCTGTGCCTGTCGCCTCTGCACCAGCTGTTGTTGTCACCGGGGTTAGACCTTCTTCGCCTACTTTCCCTGCATAGACAACCATCTCATCCGTCACTTTTTGAGCCATGTTTAACAGCTTCACATCTGCTTCTGATGACAAACCGCCTGCTTTTAAAATAGCATCTTTCACGCGACTATCCGGAGCCAGTTCGTAAACGCCTGGCTTATTTACAGCGCCTTTTACATCGACAATGAGCATCTTTGTCGACACTACATCTGTACCTTTCGCTTCCTTTACTGGTGTTTCCTCTTTTGCCACGGCTGCCGTTGGGACTGCGGCTTCCTCTTGATCCTGATTAAAAAAGAATAGACCGATAGCTACGAGTAATACCGCGACACCAATGATATATTTCTTGTAAGCTTGCCATTTTTCCAACATTCTTATCACCTGCCTTTAGTATTTATATTCGCGCTCTCTCCTCTTTTTCCTTTATTTCCTCTAGAAGCTCGAAAACACAAAAAAAGAGAAATGACGGTAAAAAGTCATTTCTCACATATGAAAAAGATTCTTTCGCTTGTTTCAGTGGGTTCAAAATCTGTGAAATCCGCGCAAATTTTTATTTTACGAAATCCCGCTGCTTCTATTGCTTTTTTGTACCATTCTACGGGGTAAGTACGCTCTTTATGTAGCTCGTCAAAGCGATCGTAGCTACCGTTCTCGTTTTGTTTGAAAAATGTTAGTTCATGTTCAACGGAATGCGGAAACTCACCTTCAAACGAATTCCAAATGCACGAAACCTCCTCATCACTGTCACCATAACTATAATCCTTGAAAAGTTGGTCTATTTTATAGACAGAATGAACGTCAAACAAAAATATGCCGTCTTCTTTTAAATTAGCATATACACTGCGCAACGTCCCATGAACAGCCTCTTCCGTCTCCAAATAGTTTAGTGAATCACAAAAGCACGTCACTAGATCAAATGTGTCTAGTTTTTCCAGCTCTGACATATCCTGCTGCAATAACGTTAAAGGAACTTCTTCCTGAAATGCCTTTTCACTTGCCACACTCAGCATTTCTTCGGATAAATCTACACCTGTGACTTCAAATCCACGCTTAGCTAGACGCACAGCAAGCTCAGCGGTCCCACAAGCGACGTCAAGCACTTTTCCGCCTTCTTTTGGCAAATAGGGCGTCGCGAATGAAAACCAGTCGTCATACAGCTCCTCGTCCATCAGGAGATCATAGAAATTCGGGAAATATTCATAACTCATAACTTATCGCAACTCCTCTCCACAAAAAAAGGAGCCAATGAAAGCCCCCTTCTCGTTTTATTATACAGTAAATGCTTCGCGTACATCTTCAAGCGGAGCATCTCCCCATAGTTTTTCAAGATTGTAGTAACTACGCTCATCCTTATGGAAAACGTGAACGATAACGTCTCCTAGGTCGATTAAGATCCATTTGGCAGCGTCGAAGCCTTCCAAACGTTTCACTTCTACATCGTTTTTGTTCGCTTGTTCTTTGATTTCTTGGGCAATGGCTTGTACTTGTTTGTCGGAGTTACCATGGCAAATGACGAAATAATCGGCAAATGCGGATAGTCCTTCCATATTCAGCGCTAAAATGTCCTCTGCGCGTTTATCGTCCGCTGCTTTTGCGGTTAACATTAATAAATCATGACTTTTCAATAGTTATACCTCACCTTCAATTTGTAAACGTGCAAAATAGTTGTAAGCATCGAATGTATCTGGAAAAATGGGTTGTCTTTTCGTAATTAAAAACGTGATTGTGTTCGCCAAAGCAAATAACATAGCCTTATCAAGCGAGTCAAAAGAAAGACGACGCGCTTTGTAAACTCCTGGGAAAGAGCGATTCGGTTCTGTATAATCAGCTAAATAAAGAATTTTGTCGAGTGTTGTCATCGCTGCGTTTCCTGTCGTATGGCAAGAAATAGCTTGCAAAACATCCTCATCATCTACATCAAATTTTGTCTTGGCAAAAAACGCGCCAACTGGTGCATGCCAAAGTTCTTGATTGTAGGTGAATAATTTCGGATCCATTTTTTGTTCCACCATAACGGCCATCATCGCTTCTTTGTCCATATATTTTGCATAATCATGTAACAGCGCAGCAAGGCTCACTTTGTTTCGATCTATTTTATAGTGATCGGCAAGCTCTAAAGCTGTTTTTTCAACGCCAAGTGTATGAATAAAACGTTTTTCAGGCATCGCTTCTTTGACTGCTTCTAATATTTCTTCTCTATTCATATAAATGATGCTCCTTTATATACTTGCTCACTTGGCTTGGAACGTAATAATCGATTGGCAGTCCGTTTTCCAAACGCTCTCGTAACATGGCAGACGAGATGTCCATCGCTGGAACACGAATCGTTTCAATGTTATAAGGA
The sequence above is drawn from the Listeria weihenstephanensis genome and encodes:
- a CDS encoding ComEA family DNA-binding protein — translated: MLEKWQAYKKYIIGVAVLLVAIGLFFFNQDQEEAAVPTAAVAKEETPVKEAKGTDVVSTKMLIVDVKGAVNKPGVYELAPDSRVKDAILKAGGLSSEADVKLLNMAQKVTDEMVVYAGKVGEEGLTPVTTTAGAEATGTDSSKININTADATALQTIPGIGAVKAQAIIDHREKEGLFTTIADLAKVSGIGAKTVERLSEHITVE
- a CDS encoding class I SAM-dependent DNA methyltransferase, which translates into the protein MSYEYFPNFYDLLMDEELYDDWFSFATPYLPKEGGKVLDVACGTAELAVRLAKRGFEVTGVDLSEEMLSVASEKAFQEEVPLTLLQQDMSELEKLDTFDLVTCFCDSLNYLETEEAVHGTLRSVYANLKEDGIFLFDVHSVYKIDQLFKDYSYGDSDEEVSCIWNSFEGEFPHSVEHELTFFKQNENGSYDRFDELHKERTYPVEWYKKAIEAAGFRKIKICADFTDFEPTETSERIFFICEK
- the rsfS gene encoding ribosome silencing factor — translated: MKSHDLLMLTAKAADDKRAEDILALNMEGLSAFADYFVICHGNSDKQVQAIAQEIKEQANKNDVEVKRLEGFDAAKWILIDLGDVIVHVFHKDERSYYNLEKLWGDAPLEDVREAFTV
- the yqeK gene encoding bis(5'-nucleosyl)-tetraphosphatase (symmetrical) YqeK is translated as MNREEILEAVKEAMPEKRFIHTLGVEKTALELADHYKIDRNKVSLAALLHDYAKYMDKEAMMAVMVEQKMDPKLFTYNQELWHAPVGAFFAKTKFDVDDEDVLQAISCHTTGNAAMTTLDKILYLADYTEPNRSFPGVYKARRLSFDSLDKAMLFALANTITFLITKRQPIFPDTFDAYNYFARLQIEGEV